The Triticum aestivum cultivar Chinese Spring chromosome 7B, IWGSC CS RefSeq v2.1, whole genome shotgun sequence genome window below encodes:
- the LOC123157052 gene encoding protein ALTERED PHOSPHATE STARVATION RESPONSE 1, whose amino-acid sequence MGCGHSKPPRRDQDAPVALCRDRSALLAQAIRHRYALADAHRAYAASLRAAGAALHDFLLLQPQPPPPEPAALPLRLPERRKGDPLPAADAPNNKADDDAGHICFHSDDEDGPDGAHISFPSDDEADTDVPRLEPLPPAAPAPPPQVAPPYYSRYAPPLYSHVPGHAYGYGADIDGYGHNFFNISYARSQPPPSSVSYEHRTQATNATVHYYPGNGASGPPLPGSYYGGYQYRYPNDSGFHETAASSVDGTVPSPPQVSSWDFFNPFQSVETYYQEEPAAVAAHTPRRTTQEGSECEILELENAKVEEEVVKEEVRNNGNHDSEADRAGLAKDKGRSGAGEEPRRESKSSEASSMVHDVHVVEKSVVEEHSDAAAAVPGKSYNDDIEVAREIRSQFEHAANSAANVSKVLEVGKMPYHHKSSGLKVSSSMIICVRPSVGEEFLQFVEDKATEHGNLSSTLQKLYMWEEKLLEELKTEEKMRVLYDKKCEELKVLYERGAEAHKLEDSETYIRKLSTKISVAIQVVNTISKKINKLRDEELWPQTNELIQGLMQMWHAMSECHKIQCHALAQAKSIDSTVAATRFSEAHIDLIKNLELELLDLVASFAAWVNAQTSYIGTINDWLRKGIDYVPELTNDGTPPFSPGRLGAPPIFIICNNWATGIARIPETGVVDTMQALASQILHLWEKHRLEWRQGMMANREMDRELRVMERDQVSMRKALEAQNKKLVLVSNQGGVSLSAQAVRDGDPPSEAGLQSCMNKFFQAMESFAAACANAYKDLHLRCEERTRPAQETDRVS is encoded by the exons ATGGGGTGCGGCCACTCCAAGCCGCCCCGTCGGGATCAGGACGCGCCGGTCGCGCTCTGCCGGGACCGCTCCGCGCTGCTGGCCCAAGCCATTCGCCACCGCTACGCCCTCGCCGACGCCCACCGCGCCTACGCCGCCTCGCTGCGCGCCGCCGGCGCCGCGCTGCACGACTTCCTCCTActgcagccgcagccgccgccgcccgagccagccGCGCTGCCGCTGCGCCTCCCCGAGCGCCGGAAGGGGGACCCGCTCCCCGCCGCCGACGCGCCCAACAACAAGGCCGATGACGACGCCGGCCACATATGCTTCCACTCGGACGACGAAGACGGCCCCGACGGTGCACACATCAGCTTCCCGTCCGACGACGAGGCCGACACGGATGTCCCCCGCCTCGAGCCCCTCCCGCCCGcggcacccgcgccgccgccgcaggtgGCCCCGCCTTACTATTCTCGATACGCTCCGCCGCTCTACAGCCACGTCCCAGGCCACGCGTATGGGTACGGGGCCGACATTGACGGCTATGGACATAATTTCTTCAACATCAGCTATGCCCGCAGCCAGCCGCCGCCGTCTTCTGTGTCATACGAGCACCGCACCCAAGCCACCAACGCCACCGTCCATTACTACCCGGGCAATGGTGCCTCCGGCCCACCGCTGCCCGGATCTTACTACGGCGGCTATCAGTACCGGTACCCCAACGACAGCGGCTTCCATGAGACGGCAGCCTCCTCCGTCGATGGGACTGTGCCGTCGCCACCGCAGGTGTCGAGCTGGGACTTCTTTAACCCGTTTCAGTCAGTTGAAACTTACTACCAAGAGGAGCCGGCTGCTGTGGCGGCCCATACCCCCAGGCGGACCACGCAGGAGGGGAGCGAATGCGAAATCCTGGAATTGGAGAATGCGAAAGTGGAAGAAGAGGTCGTCAAGGAGGAAGTACGCAACAATGGCAACCACGACAGTGAAGCCGACAGAGCTGGGCTCGCCAAGGACAAAGGGAGGAGCGGTGCCGGCGAGGAGCCGCGCAGGGAGTCCAAGTCGTCAGAGGCAAGCAGCATGGTTCATGATGTCCATGTAGTGGAGAAGAGTGTGGTGGAAGAACATTCAGATGCCGCTGCTGCGGTTCCCGGGAAGTCCTACAACGATGATATTGAGGTGGCACGGGAGATCAGGTCGCAGTTCGAGCATGCAGCAAACTCTGCAGCCAATGTATCCAAGGTGCTCGAGGTTGGGAAGATGCCTTACCACCACAAGAGCTCAGGACTGAAAG TATCCTCATCGATGATAATCTGTGTCCGGCCTTCAGTCGGCGAGGAGTTCCTGCAGTTTGTGGAGGACAAAGCTACAGAACATGGCAACCTTTCTTCGACATTGCAGAAGCTCTACATGTGGGAGGAGAAGCTTCTTGAAGAACTCAAG ACCGAGGAGAAGATGAGGGTGCTGTATGATAAAAAATGTGAGGAACTAAAAGTTCTTTATGAGAGAGGTGCTGAGGCTCATAAACTTGAGGACAGTGAAACTTATATCAGGAAGCTATCGACAAAAATAAGTGTTGCCATTCAGGTTGTCAACACTATCTCAAAGAAGATCAATAAGCTGAGAGATGAAGAATTATGGCCGCAAACAAATGAGCTGATTCAAGG GTTGATGCAAATGTGGCATGCCATGTCAGAATGCCATAAAATCCAGTGCCATGCCTTGGCCCAAGCTAAAAGCATCGACTCCACCGTCGCAGCTACAAGATTCAGTGAAGCTCATATCGACTTAATCAAGAATCTGGAGCTCGAGTTGCTGGATTTGGTTGCCAGTTTTGCTGCATGGGTTAACGCACAAACGAGCTACATTGGCACTATAAACGACTGGCTGAGGAAGGGGATTGACTATGTGCCTGAATTGACCAATGACGGCACTCCCCCGTTCTCCCCAGGGCGCCTGGGAGCACCCCCCATTTTCATCATCTGTAATAACTGGGCGACCGGAATCGCGAGGATACCGGAGACGGGGGTGGTAGACACCATGCAGGCTCTTGCCTCCCAGATTCTGCACCTGTGGGAGAAGCACAGGCTAGAGTGGAGGCAGGGCATGATGGCCAACAGAGAAATGGACAGGGAGCTTAGAGTGATGGAGAGGGATCAAGTGTCCATGCGCAAGGCCCTCGAAGCACAGAATAAGAAGCTCGTGCTTGTTTCGAATCAGGGCGGCGTGTCCTTATCTGCGCAGGCTGTACGAGATGGTGATCCACCCTCTGAAGCGGGTTTGCAATCATGCATGAACAAGTTTTTCCAAGCGATGGAGAGCTTCGCCGCCGCCTGCGCAAATGCGTACAAGGATCTCCATCTTCGTTGTGAAGAGAGAACTCGACCTGCCCAGGAGACCGACAGAGTTTCCTAG